In Eublepharis macularius isolate TG4126 chromosome 4, MPM_Emac_v1.0, whole genome shotgun sequence, the following are encoded in one genomic region:
- the HRH1 gene encoding histamine H1 receptor — protein MCVINRTDKNVTEAYSVPLGVILGGISLTTVVMNILVLYAVKMEKKLHTVGNLYIVSLSCADLVVGAAVMPLNILYLLKNEWLLGRQACLFWLSMDYVASTASIFSLFILCIDRYRSVQQPIKYLKYRTKTRASIMISGAWLLSFMWVVPILGWRNFTHNNSTSDRDEICETDFCKVTWFKVLTAIVNFYIPSLMMLFFYAKIYTAVRRLYQHRELINGSFRSASEKRIPHDCKLQEIQEMCSQSESKNIGSYCNEHDNKNDRIEAQTLSGSFIKVSKLFHRGSAHEIGKHSCFPLTIAQNDTEVDDIDRKYTCVNESIQNTEKPGPQEYEISKTSYEHNFAERPPCRKGSDPTREPNFGIKRHFLQYKNRKDTTSLCSLKKTWGRLRAHSLSHNQGLRVNRERKAAKQLGCIMAAFMLCWIPYFVLFMVMAYCEKCYNYHVHMFTIWLGYVNSTLNPFIYPLCNENFKKTFKKIFHIKS, from the coding sequence atgTGTGTGATTAATAGAACAGACAAGAATGTAACAGAGGCTTATTCAGTTCCTCTAGGAGTGATCTTGGGAGGCATCTCACTGACCACTGTTGTCATGAATATCTTGGTTCTATATGCAGtgaaaatggaaaagaaactTCACACCGTTGGCAATCTTTACATTGTTAGCCTTTCCTGTGCGGACCTTGTCGTTGGTGCAGCTGTCATGCCACTAAACATTTTATATCTTTTGAAGAATGAGTGGCTGTTAGGTAGACAAGCTTGCCTGTTTTGGTTATCAATGGATTATGTGGCCAGCACAGCCTCCATATTCAGCCTCTTCATACTTTGCATAGATCGTTACCGTTCTGTCCAACAGCCAATAAAATATCTCAAGTACCGGACAAAAACTAGAGCTTCTATCATGATTTCTGGAGCTTGGCTGCTCTCTTTTATGTGGGTAGTCCCAATTTTGGGTTGGCGTAACTTTACCCATAATAACAGTACAAGTGACAGGGATGAGATATGTGAAACAGATTTTTGCAAAGTCACCTGGTTTAAGGTGTTAACAGCTATAGTCAACTTTTACATCCCATCATTGATGATGCTGTTTTTCTATGCAAAAATATACACGGCTGTCCGGAGGCTTTATCAGCACAGAGAGCTCATTAATGGATCATTCAGATCTGcctcagaaaaaagaattccacatgattGTAAActgcaagaaatacaagagatgTGTTCACAAAGTGAAAGTAAAAACATAGGCTCTTACTGTAATGAACATGATAATAAGAATGACAGAATAGAAGCCCAAACTCTGTCGGGAAGCTTTATTAAAGTCTCAAAATTATTTCATAGAGGAAGTGCCCATGAAATAGGGAAGCATAGCTGCTTTCCTCTGACCATTGCACAGAATGACACAGAGGTAGACGATATTGATAGGAAGTATACCTGTGTCAATGAAAGCATTCAGaatacagagaagcctggccccCAAGAATATGAAATAAGTAAAACATCATATGAACATAACTTTGCTGAGAGACCTCCCTGTAGAAAAGGTTCAGATCCCACTCGGGAGCCAAATTTTGGTATCAAGAGGCACTTCCTTCAGTATAAAAACAGAAAAGATACCACAAGTCTCTGTTCTTTGAAAAAGACATGGGGAAGGCTGCGTGCTCATTCTCTTAGCCATAACCAAGGGCTGCGTGTGAATAGAGAAAGAAAGGCAGCTAAACAATTAGGCTGTATAATGGCAGCATTTATGTTGTGCTGGATTCCATACTTTGTATTATTTATGGTCATGGCATATTGTGAGAAATGTTACAATTATCATGTTCATATGTTTACAATTTGGCTTGGCTATGTGAATTCTACGTTAAATCCATTTATATACCCGCTTTGTAATGAAAACTTCAAGAAAACTTTCAAAAAGATTTTTCATATTAAAAGTTAA